A genome region from Clostridium sp. JN-9 includes the following:
- a CDS encoding IS1182 family transposase, with protein sequence MRKYINSHKNYTLYRGNYQLKLPLNIEYMIPNNDSVRLLSQFVEEMDLTDLYSTYSRIRENQATPRQMLKIVLYSYMNHNYSSRAMELSCKRDVNFMYLLEGSPAPDHSTFARFRSIHFAPCSETIMAEMSNFLYEIGEISGDTIFIDGTKIEACANKYTFVWKKAVSKNLERLLSKLADFVAECEELYGIKLVYENKVKMKHVKKLRKKLYALKKEENIEFVHGCGKRKTPIQRSIEKLEEYLRKLKEYTQKIHTCGKRNSYSKTDKDATFMRMKEDAMKNGQLKPGYNVQNGVDSQYIVWVTVCDKPGDTTTLIPFIKSMENSLYFKYFKIDADSGYESEENYLYIKENGQLSYIKPANYEISKTRKYKHDISRIENMDYTELGDYYTCKNNKKLTVNKIVKRKSKTGYISEKTIYTCEDCSNCVYKSKCIRGHNCKTPLEERVKNLETSKLFNMLRKEDLERIISDDGCELRMNRSIQAEGSFGEIKQDMGFRRYLCKGKKNVLAESILLAMAHNINKLHNKIQLDRTETHLFPLKKGA encoded by the coding sequence CTTTATATCGTGGAAATTATCAATTAAAACTTCCATTAAATATTGAGTACATGATTCCCAATAATGATTCAGTGCGTTTGCTAAGTCAATTTGTAGAGGAGATGGATTTAACAGATTTATATTCGACTTATTCCCGAATAAGGGAAAATCAGGCTACGCCACGTCAGATGCTGAAGATTGTACTTTACTCCTATATGAATCATAATTATTCATCAAGAGCAATGGAGCTATCCTGCAAAAGAGATGTAAATTTCATGTACCTTTTAGAAGGTTCACCAGCACCAGATCATTCTACTTTTGCAAGATTTCGTAGTATTCATTTTGCCCCGTGCTCAGAAACAATAATGGCTGAAATGTCAAATTTTCTTTATGAGATTGGAGAAATATCAGGAGATACTATATTTATTGATGGTACAAAGATAGAGGCATGTGCTAACAAGTATACTTTCGTCTGGAAAAAAGCAGTTTCAAAAAACCTGGAGAGATTACTTTCTAAATTAGCTGATTTTGTAGCCGAATGTGAGGAATTGTATGGAATAAAGCTTGTATACGAAAACAAAGTAAAAATGAAACATGTAAAAAAGCTACGCAAAAAGCTTTACGCCTTGAAAAAGGAAGAAAATATTGAATTTGTACATGGATGTGGTAAAAGGAAAACTCCTATTCAACGTTCTATTGAAAAACTTGAGGAATACCTTAGAAAGTTAAAAGAATATACACAGAAAATCCATACCTGCGGTAAACGTAATAGCTATTCCAAGACAGATAAAGATGCAACCTTTATGAGGATGAAAGAGGATGCTATGAAAAATGGTCAGTTAAAACCAGGTTACAATGTTCAGAATGGAGTAGATTCCCAATATATAGTATGGGTTACTGTTTGCGATAAGCCTGGGGACACAACAACATTGATTCCATTTATAAAAAGCATGGAGAATTCCTTGTACTTTAAGTATTTTAAAATTGATGCGGATTCAGGTTACGAGAGTGAAGAAAATTATCTTTATATCAAAGAAAATGGACAGCTATCATATATTAAACCAGCAAATTATGAAATATCAAAAACAAGAAAATATAAACATGATATAAGCAGAATAGAAAACATGGATTATACTGAATTGGGCGATTATTATACTTGCAAAAATAATAAGAAACTAACAGTAAATAAAATAGTAAAAAGGAAAAGTAAGACTGGCTATATAAGTGAAAAAACAATCTATACTTGTGAGGACTGCAGTAACTGTGTTTACAAGAGTAAATGCATAAGAGGACATAACTGTAAAACGCCATTAGAAGAAAGGGTTAAAAATCTTGAGACTTCAAAACTATTCAACATGCTTCGCAAAGAGGATCTTGAAAGAATTATAAGTGATGATGGTTGCGAGTTGAGAATGAATCGAAGTATTCAAGCCGAAGGCTCTTTTGGAGAGATAAAACAGGATATGGGATTTCGTAGATATCTATGCAAAGGTAAAAAGAATGTTTTGGCAGAAAGTATTTTGTTAGCAATGGCACATAATATAAATAAGCTACATAATAAAATTCAGTTAGATAGAACTGAAACGCATCTTTTTCCACTTAAAAAAGGTGCATAA
- the tkt gene encoding transketolase yields the protein MMKNTDNLAINTIRILSAEAIEKAKSGHPGLPMGCAPMAYTLWSKFLKHNPNNSKWLDRDRFVLSAGHGSMLIYSLLHIFGYDVSIDDIKNFRQLGSKTPGHPEYGHTDGVETTTGPLGQGICNAVGMAVAEAYLAEKFNRKGYNVVDHYTYSIAGDGCLMEGISGEASSLAGTLGLGKLIVLYDSNNISIEGNTDIAFREDVGKRYEGYGWQVIKVDDGNDVDKISTAIEKAKKESSKPSIIIVKNTIGYGCPAKQGKASAHGEPLGEENLKASKEFLNWNYEPFTVPDQVKDAMVQFRKEADEKENSWNSLFADYKKAYPELAEEWDLWFNGKNSLDLLNNKELWSFDKPMATRESSGIIINRLAKLIPNLIGGSADLAPSNKTYMKDMGDFSAENRTGRNLHFGVREHAMAAIANGIYLHGGLKVFVSTFFVFSDYMKGAMRLSALMKLPITYVLTHDSIGVGEDGPTHEPIEQLASLRSIPNMTVFRPADSKETAAAWCLAMTKQDGPTSLILTRQKLPLYKETGAEALKGAYILKDSKKDIPDVILMASGSEVEFIYKAAEQLLDKGIDARVVSMPSFELFDAQSQEYKEKILPNKVRARVAVEAASSFGWHKYVGLDGKIISIDHFGASGKGEALFKEFGITTENVVDTVINLIG from the coding sequence ATCATGAAAAATACAGACAATTTAGCAATAAACACAATTAGAATATTATCTGCCGAGGCAATTGAAAAAGCAAAATCAGGTCATCCCGGACTGCCAATGGGATGTGCACCAATGGCATATACATTGTGGTCAAAATTTCTAAAACATAATCCTAATAATTCAAAATGGTTAGATAGAGATAGATTTGTACTATCAGCTGGACATGGTTCCATGCTTATTTATTCATTACTGCACATATTTGGATATGATGTCAGCATTGATGATATTAAAAATTTTAGGCAATTAGGAAGTAAAACTCCAGGTCATCCTGAGTACGGTCATACTGATGGCGTTGAAACAACAACAGGACCACTTGGTCAGGGCATATGCAATGCAGTTGGAATGGCTGTTGCAGAAGCTTATCTTGCTGAAAAATTTAATAGAAAAGGATATAATGTTGTAGATCATTATACCTATTCAATAGCTGGTGATGGATGTTTAATGGAGGGTATTTCAGGAGAAGCCAGCTCACTGGCAGGTACTCTTGGCCTTGGAAAACTTATTGTTTTATATGATTCAAATAATATTTCCATAGAGGGAAATACTGACATAGCATTTAGAGAAGATGTAGGAAAGAGATATGAGGGCTATGGCTGGCAGGTTATTAAAGTGGATGATGGTAATGATGTTGATAAAATAAGCACTGCAATTGAAAAAGCTAAAAAGGAAAGCTCAAAGCCAAGCATAATAATAGTAAAGAATACAATTGGTTATGGATGCCCGGCAAAACAAGGTAAAGCTTCAGCACATGGAGAACCTTTAGGAGAAGAAAACTTAAAAGCATCAAAGGAATTCTTAAACTGGAATTATGAACCATTCACAGTGCCTGACCAAGTGAAAGATGCTATGGTTCAATTCAGAAAAGAAGCTGATGAAAAGGAGAATAGCTGGAACAGTTTATTTGCAGATTACAAAAAAGCATATCCAGAACTGGCAGAGGAATGGGATTTATGGTTTAATGGAAAGAACTCTTTAGATTTATTAAATAACAAGGAATTATGGAGTTTTGACAAGCCAATGGCAACTCGTGAATCATCAGGCATAATTATTAACAGATTAGCTAAACTAATTCCAAACTTAATTGGCGGTTCTGCAGATTTAGCACCTTCAAATAAAACTTATATGAAGGATATGGGAGATTTCTCAGCAGAAAATAGAACAGGAAGAAATCTGCACTTTGGAGTAAGAGAACATGCCATGGCAGCCATTGCAAATGGAATTTATCTTCATGGAGGTTTAAAAGTTTTTGTATCCACATTCTTTGTGTTCAGTGATTATATGAAGGGTGCCATGAGATTATCTGCATTAATGAAGCTGCCAATTACTTATGTACTTACACATGATAGTATTGGAGTAGGAGAAGACGGACCAACACATGAACCTATTGAACAGCTGGCATCACTAAGAAGTATTCCAAATATGACAGTTTTCAGACCTGCAGATTCAAAAGAAACTGCAGCAGCATGGTGCTTAGCTATGACAAAACAGGATGGCCCAACATCATTGATCCTTACAAGACAAAAGCTGCCTTTATACAAGGAAACTGGAGCTGAAGCTCTTAAAGGTGCATATATCCTTAAGGACTCAAAGAAGGATATACCAGATGTAATTTTAATGGCATCAGGTTCAGAAGTTGAATTTATTTACAAAGCAGCAGAACAATTACTTGATAAAGGTATTGATGCAAGAGTTGTAAGCATGCCTTCCTTTGAACTATTTGATGCTCAAAGTCAGGAGTATAAAGAAAAAATACTACCAAATAAGGTTAGAGCAAGAGTTGCAGTTGAAGCTGCTTCATCATTTGGATGGCATAAATATGTAGGCTTGGATGGTAAAATTATATCTATAGATCATTTTGGAGCATCTGGAAAAGGAGAAGCATTATTCAAAGAATTTGGAATAACTACTGAAAATGTTGTTGATACAGTTATTAATTTAATAGGTTAA
- the recQ gene encoding DNA helicase RecQ has product MEENAGLILKKYFGYDKFRQGQEEIINDVLNGVDTLAIMPTGAGKSICFQVPAMLFSGITLVISPLISLMKDQVDNLNKLGIEAAYINSTLSIDEQRRIMQGVINGIYKLVYIAPERLDSEVFCSALKNMDISFVAVDEAHCVSQWAHDFRPSYGKIAAFISSLKKRPVIGAYTATATEAVRCDIINLLKLQKPNVHITGFDRKNLFFSVLRGENNDGFILSYLSKHKGSTGIIYTSTRREAERLSNLLNSKKVKAGVYHAGLSEQERTEIQNKFAYDDIDVMVATNAFGMGIDKSNVRFVIHNNLPKNIEAYYQEAGRAGRDGEKSDCILLFQPKDIQLQTYFIEQKQLPEDRKEYEYKSLRAMIDYCYTSKCLRKYMLEYFGETVQIDNCGNCGNCCDKTEKVDITIESQKIFSCVYRLRERYGTNIVAEVLKGSNNKKLLTHGLNKVSTYGIMKEYKTKIISDMINKLAADGYLNLTVGEYPVLKLTNKSLHVLKNNEKVFMNVAKIEDVKQDQNELFELLKKFRKTMAVEEKVPPYIIFSDTTLKDISEYQPLTKNEFLNIKGVGEIKFERYGNKFIDLIKQYNDEKEINKAPAVLIDSRETKTPSHKLSYNLYKDGKTIDETCKIRGLSMQTIESHLVKCIEEGENIDINEFIPDKYIEPIKAAIAQYPDSKLKELKENLPEEVEYFWIKLIKSSIKK; this is encoded by the coding sequence ATGGAGGAGAATGCTGGATTAATATTAAAAAAATACTTTGGCTATGACAAATTTAGACAGGGACAGGAAGAAATTATTAATGACGTGTTAAATGGAGTAGATACATTAGCAATTATGCCTACAGGAGCAGGAAAATCCATTTGCTTTCAAGTACCGGCTATGCTGTTTTCAGGTATTACTCTGGTAATTTCACCATTAATATCACTTATGAAGGATCAGGTTGATAATTTAAATAAATTAGGCATTGAAGCAGCATATATTAATAGTACCCTAAGCATTGATGAACAAAGGAGAATAATGCAGGGTGTAATCAATGGAATATATAAATTAGTATATATTGCCCCGGAAAGACTGGATTCAGAGGTATTTTGCAGTGCACTTAAAAATATGGATATTTCTTTTGTAGCAGTAGATGAGGCCCACTGTGTTTCTCAATGGGCTCACGATTTCAGACCAAGTTATGGTAAAATAGCTGCATTTATCAGCTCACTTAAAAAAAGACCCGTAATTGGTGCATATACTGCAACTGCAACAGAAGCTGTAAGATGTGATATAATAAACCTTTTAAAATTACAGAAACCCAATGTACATATAACTGGATTTGATAGAAAAAACTTATTTTTCTCAGTGCTTAGAGGAGAAAATAATGATGGCTTTATATTATCTTATCTTTCAAAACACAAAGGCAGTACAGGAATAATATACACATCTACAAGAAGAGAAGCAGAAAGACTTAGTAATCTTTTAAACAGTAAAAAAGTTAAAGCAGGAGTTTATCATGCTGGTTTATCAGAACAGGAAAGAACTGAAATACAAAATAAATTTGCATATGATGATATTGATGTAATGGTGGCCACAAATGCCTTTGGAATGGGAATTGACAAATCTAATGTAAGATTTGTAATACACAATAATCTGCCCAAAAATATAGAAGCATACTATCAGGAAGCTGGCAGGGCGGGAAGAGACGGAGAAAAAAGTGACTGCATTTTGTTATTTCAGCCAAAGGATATACAGCTTCAGACATATTTTATAGAACAAAAACAATTGCCAGAAGATAGAAAGGAATATGAATATAAAAGCTTAAGGGCAATGATAGATTACTGTTATACTTCTAAATGCCTTAGAAAGTATATGCTTGAATACTTTGGCGAAACAGTACAGATAGACAATTGTGGAAATTGCGGAAACTGCTGTGACAAAACTGAAAAAGTAGACATAACTATAGAGTCTCAGAAGATATTTTCATGTGTATATAGATTAAGAGAAAGGTATGGAACCAATATAGTAGCAGAAGTTTTAAAAGGTTCAAATAATAAAAAATTACTTACCCATGGCTTAAATAAGGTATCTACCTATGGCATTATGAAGGAGTATAAAACAAAGATAATATCAGACATGATAAATAAACTTGCTGCGGATGGGTATTTAAATCTTACTGTAGGAGAATATCCAGTACTGAAATTAACAAATAAATCATTACATGTGCTTAAAAATAATGAAAAAGTTTTTATGAATGTTGCTAAAATAGAAGATGTGAAGCAGGATCAAAATGAATTATTTGAGTTACTTAAGAAATTCAGAAAGACAATGGCAGTTGAAGAAAAAGTTCCTCCTTATATTATCTTTTCTGATACAACCTTAAAGGACATTAGTGAATATCAGCCATTAACTAAAAATGAGTTTTTAAATATAAAAGGTGTAGGAGAAATAAAATTTGAGAGATATGGGAATAAGTTCATTGATTTAATTAAACAATATAATGATGAAAAAGAAATTAATAAAGCTCCAGCTGTTTTAATTGATAGTAGAGAAACAAAGACACCAAGTCACAAATTATCATATAATTTGTATAAGGATGGTAAAACTATTGATGAAACCTGTAAAATCAGAGGACTCAGTATGCAAACAATAGAGTCTCATCTTGTAAAATGCATTGAAGAAGGAGAAAACATAGATATTAATGAATTTATACCTGACAAATATATAGAACCTATTAAAGCTGCTATAGCTCAGTACCCAGATAGTAAGCTTAAGGAATTAAAGGAGAACTTACCAGAGGAAGTTGAATATTTCTGGATTAAATTAATTAAAAGCTCAATAAAAAAGTAA
- a CDS encoding DegV family protein, translated as MAVEVLTDSTSYINKDIIEKLNINIVSLSVRFDDVSFKETEIDNESFYKMMDEKGIPISSQPSAGEMYVEMEKVVKRGNSLLAVFISSEMSGTCQTAHMARKMILEKYKDAEIEIVDSRSNSMQLGFAVISAAKAAKDGKSLLEVKEAAESNLKKSRFLFIPKNLVYLKKGGRIGGANALIGNLLKIIPILTVENGNASVFTKVRTKQRAIKTMAQKMFQDINDFGLGEIVIHNINCYDEAKELAEYIMEKLKVNINICDIGPVIGLHVGPGAIGIVYYTKEDLR; from the coding sequence ATGGCTGTAGAGGTATTAACTGATAGTACAAGTTACATAAACAAAGATATTATTGAAAAATTAAATATTAATATAGTGTCATTAAGCGTTAGGTTTGATGATGTGAGTTTTAAGGAGACTGAAATAGACAACGAAAGCTTTTATAAAATGATGGATGAGAAGGGTATACCCATATCATCACAGCCATCCGCTGGAGAAATGTACGTTGAAATGGAGAAGGTTGTTAAAAGAGGAAATAGCCTTTTAGCTGTATTCATATCTTCTGAAATGAGTGGAACCTGCCAGACAGCTCATATGGCTAGGAAAATGATTCTGGAGAAATATAAAGATGCAGAAATAGAAATTGTGGATTCCAGATCAAACAGTATGCAGCTGGGATTTGCAGTAATTTCTGCAGCAAAAGCCGCAAAGGACGGCAAATCACTATTGGAAGTTAAAGAAGCTGCTGAAAGTAATCTAAAAAAGAGCAGATTTTTGTTTATTCCTAAAAATCTGGTATATTTAAAAAAAGGCGGAAGAATAGGAGGAGCTAATGCTCTAATTGGTAATCTTCTCAAGATAATTCCAATATTAACTGTGGAAAATGGCAATGCATCTGTATTTACCAAGGTAAGAACAAAGCAGAGGGCTATAAAAACCATGGCCCAAAAGATGTTTCAGGATATAAACGATTTTGGACTTGGTGAAATAGTAATTCATAATATAAATTGCTATGATGAAGCCAAGGAACTGGCAGAATATATAATGGAAAAGCTGAAAGTAAATATAAACATATGTGATATCGGACCAGTAATTGGACTTCATGTAGGGCCTGGAGCAATTGGCATAGTATATTATACTAAGGAAGATTTAAGGTAA
- a CDS encoding ABC transporter ATP-binding protein, with product MIELNGISKSYNGKFKAVDNLTLTINSGEIFGFLGPNGAGKSTTIKMITGIIKPDSGSINVNGVDILKHPIDAKQQIGYVPDNPDMFLRLKGIEYLNFMSDIYDIPTDIRQERINKLSQEFDMDSAIGDKIGSYSHGMRQKIIVMGVLVHDPSVWILDEPMTGLDPKSSYVLKEMMRSHADSGKTVFFSTHVLEVAEKLCDRVAIINKGKILFCGSIKEMKSNLKEDESLEKMFLELVEDENE from the coding sequence ATGATTGAACTTAATGGAATTTCAAAAAGCTATAATGGTAAATTTAAGGCAGTGGATAATTTAACATTAACCATAAACTCTGGAGAAATTTTCGGATTTTTAGGTCCAAATGGTGCTGGAAAAAGTACAACTATTAAGATGATAACTGGTATTATAAAGCCAGATAGCGGGTCAATTAATGTAAATGGAGTGGACATATTAAAGCATCCTATTGATGCAAAGCAGCAGATAGGGTATGTACCGGACAATCCAGACATGTTTTTAAGATTAAAAGGTATAGAATATTTAAATTTTATGTCTGACATTTATGATATCCCCACTGATATAAGACAGGAAAGAATAAATAAGCTAAGCCAGGAATTTGATATGGATTCTGCAATTGGAGATAAAATAGGCAGTTATTCTCATGGAATGCGTCAAAAGATTATAGTAATGGGTGTATTAGTGCACGATCCATCTGTTTGGATATTGGATGAACCCATGACAGGTCTTGATCCTAAATCCTCTTATGTTTTAAAGGAAATGATGAGAAGTCATGCTGACAGCGGTAAAACGGTGTTCTTTTCAACTCATGTTCTTGAGGTAGCCGAAAAATTATGTGACAGAGTTGCCATAATAAATAAAGGTAAAATCTTATTCTGTGGTTCAATAAAGGAAATGAAAAGTAACCTTAAAGAGGATGAATCCCTTGAAAAAATGTTTTTGGAATTGGTGGAAGATGAAAATGAATAA